CAGATGCTCAATAAGTAGGCAAATAGGAGGCACATGGCAGCAAGCTAGAGACACATGGTCACAAACAGAAAGCACATGGTCACAAACAGGAAGCACATGGTCACAAACAGAAAACACATGGTCACAAACAGGAAGCACATGGTCACAAACTGAGGCACAATGCCACAAGCAGAAAGCGAATGACCACAAATATGAGCTATAAAAaatctacagtaaaacatggttatattgaacacgcttataatgaattcacttacagtaaaacatggttacagtgaacacgcttataatgaattcacttacagtaaaacatggttacagtgaacacgcttataatgaattcacttacagtaaaacatggttacagtgaacacgcttataatgaattcacttacagtaaaacatggttacagtgaacacgccTGTAATGAATTCATGATTCTAACATTgcttttcattccctgtagttttaaaacatatcataaaCTTATTGAATGTAATGAATCATTTCTataaatgaatcaaaattgttcatcccagctcttcactataagtgtgttttactgtacaagcATCTGCCAATGTGTTTTCTTTTAGCTCAACAATGGAAGTGCAAATACCAAGGAACTGATTTGTAGTTTCTACAaatgtcatgtacatgtactattagttacacagttagtgacctgatacggaaaaatacatggtgtgaaaagaaaacccgtatcgggcgaggcaaaacgggttttcttttcacaccatgtatttttccgtatcaggtcactaactaactgtgtaacgaatttatcacgtcgaagacctctaactgtatatgtgggggggTCTATACAGCtgtatcatacaacttagtcaaatgtctttccttttgacatggctgcaagtcgaacccgacgataaataaaattactcgcccaatacggattttactcgcatgatacggtttttttcacaGCGTCAtttgaccaagatctgaccaattagatttcaacaattttgtctgaggcgtgataaaagTAAATACACAGCACACTATAGGTAAGGGATATAATTGTGTTCAGCAAACTAAATACGATGAGCTAGATAGATATCATGTCACAGGGTGAAGTTTATCCAGAGGAGGCTTACTTGGCATGTGTAAATGAACTAGGATATTCAGCAAAATGTGACAGAAACATATAACAGACAGAAGGCTAGGCCTATCAAAGAACACATATGCTCCATCATCTATTAGATTGGAGTATAGGTATTTTCTATGCAAAAAGTAGAGAAAATGACTCAAAGGATTATACATGTTAGTTgcttggcccctaaaaattgcaaaaaagTTCAAATCTCCAGGATCTGAATTTATCTAAAAACTGTAATTCTTGACGTGTGACAAAGacatgaatatacatatattgaccacaaagaagtaggtacagtttctacagtcatctggcccaaaatattgatgattttacTTGAagctcaaatcctggcattcaattaaggaatagtttagcaaacccaaaattcactcagtttgatcagtaaaatgatttgtgtcatatgacgagagcttgaagttggcataaaattgcaaaaatgccattttcaatgaaaatatccacaaattcaggtggttttccttttagaaaacatacagcgcatgcgtcgagcaaattcatattgaagcatgtttttcatctcaaaataatacacaatatatatcattttcattttgctcgacaaatgcgcacatcttttcctgagcaataatttgtatgacatttcacagttttcaggcttattttgagaaaaaggcgggaaatgtcttattcatgatgtcataatgctatccatttaggactatcattctgattttgttgacataatatacctggcatttattttactttcttaaaacactgattaaggttaattccagacacattttataaagagaatttttttgggcctttttatgtatacaaccgtaccttgttctttcaaGTCATTTCATGCACTGTGCTGCTAGAAAAGAAGCATCTTATCATTCGCTgtcaattcttttttaaaagtgagaatGTAAGAATACATGTTGCTTTTAATTGAAAAAACAATTCTACCAATGATCTATCTTTGAAAGATACATATGAAGGAATCAAATCAATCTTGTTCATGAATTAGCATTATACTTGTGAAAAGGCAAATAATATGAAAATGTGTactttttcacaaaaaatttaaaaatctggGAAAAGTTTAACATTTCTGAGACTGTCTTAACATAATCAATAATTTTCTACAAGTGAGCAAAGAATTATaagaaaaatgtatatacaaccTTCATCAAAATAAGGTCAACTTTGTTTCAAAAACCAAAAGTCAATTTAGGGGGGCAAATTCCACCCAGATCATATACAGTCCTTTGGTAAATTGAAAACAGACTTTGTCAAAAGTTTACCATTCCTCTTCTTTGCTGGCTGGAGGAGGAACTACAGCTTTTCTCAAAAGTTCCTCCTCTTGTCGTTCCCTCTCTTCCTCCTCTTCCTTCCTCTTCTGATCTCTGTCTTCCACTATCCTGTCAATGGCCTTCTTCTGGAAGTCCACTAGGTAGACTTGACTTCCATCTTCCTCTGTAAATTCATATAAATTACATACAATAGGCCAATCATGTTATCTTTATTGTACATTGATAAAACTAATTTAAACTAGTATGTAAATCACAAGATTTGGAACACTAAACTGCATTCCTTTaagtaaatgttttttaaaatttgtctgcAATTTTCCTGCTTTTTCCAGTCAACTTAATAAGTGAATTAAGTACTGATAGATAAGGAAATTACATGGACGTCACTTGATCTTAATTCTGTGCACCAATACATGAACAAATGTGAAATAAATAACAGACAATCAGATCACTATATAAGGACTGTCCTAAAAATGTCACAATTCTTAAGTACACATATAAAACCTTACACAGTGTTTATTATATGAGCTGAAAGCATAGCCTCCAACATTAACATTCTCTGTGCCTGCTAATGGAGctgtttttgttttaactgGCCTTTAAAAATTCtggaatttttcatttctaaaaccttactacatgtacaaatgtatatgaatttacaaaatacatactttTCTGGGATGCTGACAGTGTATTGATTTCAACTCAAATTCAATTAATTCTGATATAATTAGTGTGGAGACAGTTTCATCTGGTAGTACATAAACTGAATACATCAAATATTATAACTATTAACAAAACCAGTGTCATACAGACAGGTAAATGTTACAGACAGGTAAATGTTACTGAACATGCTCACCTGGGATATCTCCTCCACAAGTTATCTTCTCGTACAATTTTGCCTTGGCCTCTAAAGATTTTCTGAAAATGAATCTTACACATGTGAATGTTTGGGCATATTCATCCTATAATATTATTCTGAGTTTGATATAAACCATCTACATGTGATTACGACTAATAATGTATATAAATCAGCTCTGAATTTGTAAGCAATTACCATGTTTTGAGTACTTTCATGGTTTATGACAAAATGTGCATTTGGTTTCAAAACAATAGTTATAGGAAAAATGTCAAACCATATTTTAGGACACTGTGCCATTTTACTCactttgatttttcaaattcatttgcTTCTTCTATCTTCTCCTCCAAGTCTTTGTGATTTCTCTCTAACACACCCTTGTTCTTTTTGCTCCATATTGAAGCTTTCTTAAAATAATAAAACCACAAACATTTATAATGAGAGACATCAAAATGACAGACTGTAATCAAAAATACAATGGAATATTTGCATTTCCAATGTTTataccttcgatatctttatCAATAGAAATCAAAGGCAACTGTATCTTTTgggttcaaatttactattaaagagtactctttcatagtaaattcgaaccaaAGCCTTACGACTGACTGTGGTTGAAATGATAGCCacttcctcatgaatgtgaacaatgtgtgtaagaatcttgataaatatagtatgattATTTTGATGGCTGGGGATATTGAgagtacaatgtaaatataaaaaattaatttcagttttgaaaatacatgagggaaTTTTAATACAGCAACACTTCACACCTGcaaacttttcatgaagtgctaatGCTTTTTAATTATAGGTGAAGGTGTAATTATGTTCAGGTGTGAACACCTCTCCAACCAATATGACAAAAGCCTGGGTAGAAAAAATACCTGAGTAAAAGTTCACTTCATAAATATATTCAGAACTAAACATGACTTCAAAGGtattggatatgaatttcatgtCCAAGAAAATTCATCTGGAAATTTCAAAGCAaagatttataaaataaatttcagaaattgaaatatataaattttaattacACTCTTCAAAGTAATTGAGAGTAATTAATTACAAGGGTTGAAATCAATGCAGTTGTAATTGCAAGTAATTGACTAAATTGTGAAAGTAATTGagagaaattttaaaattaggCCATCGTTaaaaatttttttgtttgatgtactctgacCCCCATTTTTCAAGTCAGGTAGGTAggtcggtattttttttttttttttttggaatgtcatgaaaattagatttacaaatttactgatgttttcattaaacacataacgctgccagacagaatagagtttagaacattcattttgtacacgtatattatacacatacatcttcCAATGTCTTCTGAAATTTTCTCAGGACGTTTTGTATTCGTCACAGATGAGGACCTCAAACCGttgttaagaaataaattaacacCCCTTTTTATTACCACCGATTGATTCTTCTATTTGTGGTTTGACATTCATAATAGTAATCACTTCAACACTTAAATGTGATCCATGAATGTCCAAGTGAATTACATGATGATGGCAATTTACAATCAGTTTTAATATTGCCCAATATTATAATTTTAATGCCGACTTCTCCACATCGTTCAGTTTGTTGTGACGATCATGTTCCATTCGTGTGTCTCAGTTTAAGAGCACAGTAAAAGTGCCTTTCACCTATTAAATCAtcataacatttaaataatcccaTATCAAAATTCTATGCGtgctttttcagaaatatatatagaccATCAACTTGAACGCAGACTCGTGGTCCGCCATAACTTTGGTGCGCTATCTCGGGTGATTTTTGATTTAAGTAACATGGctttcaaatttttgtacaaaaatacgATCAGGCCTCGACGGGGGAGTTCGTAGCTCCTTGTTCTATCTTGTTGGTAgataatgtggtaatttggagCAGAGATGCGGTATATTTGATCGTTCATATAGATAAGTGTTTGAAAAGTTCCCGgattaacaaatggtcattatcaaagtgaaagtagaaccgaAAGACGCCCAAAGAACATTTTGATACAGTGTAACAAATATTCTGTAAAACAGCTATCCAAAAAAATGGCATCAAATTTAAAACTAATTCGAAGAATGTCTACTTTCCAgggagcaaaaaaaaaaatttcgaaGTGTGGAAAAAACGATTGGGTCGGGGCAAATTtcacgggtcggtcggagtacatcaaacaaatcaatttttattttaagccttACATTGTGGATGTAATTGATCCCATCCCTGTGTTATATCAAAGACtgcaaattattgtttacatttgtaCTGTAATCTCACACATTTCGGTCTGATTCAATAACTTCTATCGACTCATTGAAACAGTTCCCATGCTTGTAGCGGTACTTACTTTTTCTACAGTCTTCCCTTTGATAACATTTGCATTCTTGTGCTGAAGTTGCTGCCTTTTAAATTCCTCCTGTTTTCTGAAGAGCTCTGCTTTAAGGTCaattatctgtaaaattcatACCATTTCAGAATCAGGAATAAATGTAACATAAGAAATGAGGAAAGAGAATCTGTGAAAGATAACATGAAATTCAAGTTCCGAGTGTCACCCAAACAGCAGTTTTCGACTGCGTTTTAGTCAGTATTAACAGCTGCAAATAACATGAGAAGACAGCTATTCTCAATCTCTAATTCTTATGCTTACATATGTTGGTAGatctatattaattttaaatgtttacaaataatattATGTAAAAATTTACAGTTACCTAATTCCTTAGCTAACTAAAGAAAAATAAGCCATAAAATATGACTGACCTTGTTGTACTTAGTACATATTAAAATGTCTCTTGATATTTATCATAATTGtttgatgattttctttttaaaaccaGACAtcagaattttcaaaaatagtaCATTACAGGAAACACTGTCAAGGAAATTAAATTCAGTGGCTCACCACACTTTGAAAGAGTCTCAAATCAGCACGGAATGATtcaatcatgaaaaatatgataaaatgtattaagtCAAAAAGACTAAAATTCTGCTATTTTGGATATAAAAAcacagttttcaaaaatttgttttaatatgaacaaaattaaaCTCGGGATCTTCTATACTTTATCCACTGCACTAAGAaaatagacaaacaaatcggtcaatttaaatcattttaccGAACATAGAGTGTGTTTGAGATCGCTGTTCCTGTTTTTCTTGTGCTCAGTTCTTATAGATTCGTGAACATAAGCGCATGAACATATTCTTGTTCTTTGACCACACTACCTAAAGAGGTGGTGCGAGTTCTTGCACCTTGAATCCGTTCTCAtgatgtgtactcggcgttTGGGATTGGCAGGAATTTGTACTCTTGCGAAGAACAGCTGTCTCGGATGCACTTTTGAAGTGCCGTCTTTTGCAATGGTGTTATGAGAACGTACAGTATAAGCCTCGTCATGAACTACCTTATTACAGTCtgtttttctgatataaaaacttGATGAATGCTAATTAAACCGGTGTAGGTCATAGATCCATGACACACAGTAGAAGAAATCTGACAAGAAATAATCCAAGAATTCTTTTTCAGAATTGTGAAAATAATGATATTCTACCTTACTATCACAAGAGACTCGATGGAGACATTTTGGATTCTTTATTTCAGAATCCTAACAGACAATATGTCATGTATGCAAcagtaaatcaaatttgaaGGGATACAGTATCATGAGGATGCACTTGAGATTTTACTTCATAAGTTGACAGATCTATATCTACTTTGGagttgtgggtttttttgttttgtttttttgttgttgttttattgttgtataaataaacataatgacaTCGCTTTAACTATCTATATTCTTGAATTTCTAATGGCTATAAAAAGGAGGAACCCTGAAACATTTTAATGCAAAGAGTAGCTGCAAGTATCTTGAAAAACTTACAGACGATGAATTTACGACAGAATCTCTCtcgttttccattttcaaaCGTAGTAACGACTATGAATGTTTTGATCGGTACGTCGAATTACCCAAATGGAATTCAAATATGCATTTCTtacaaaagaaaagaataaagaacatatacatgaaaatatataataatttatatgaattttaaatatcTTCTACTTTAAATAAACATTGTATACTATCAAATAGTTACACAAAGCTGTtgtaacaaagaaataattttttaaaagtgaatGTGAAATAGCAATTTAcataattaatgttttaactttgTTGAGAGGGTAATTAATTTTAAGTGTCCAACATGATTGGCGCGTTTTTTTGAGTAAATTGCTTTGACAATGAGAAATCACAATGGTTCGTCTGACAACATAATTCCATAATTATGAGACGAtccatttacattttaaaaacgcAAGGTTCGACCATAGGACATCATTACTTGCTGAATTTCTCCCATGAATTAAGGTCTTTGGATTCTTCAAGCAGTAAGTCAGTTTTAtactcaagaattttttttagttcaaataacatttattcaataaatttatGACAAGTATCAATAAAGATTGGAAAACAAGCCATGGGGTACCCCAAGCCATGCAATAACTTAATTAACTTACCGTACGTGTTTACAAATCCTCTCTCAAAGTTCCGTTACACGTGAGAGACTGATGTAAGTAAGACACAAATACTACGCTTCGGACAGAAAATCTACAAATTCTAAATCGGAAGAAGGAGCTGACGACAACTACTGCCCAACACCGAAACGTCCTAGATCTAGTAGTGTACTCACAAGTCCCCCATCTGTCTCGTTGTGTATTCCATCTACATCAAAGAGCCACTCGCATTGCTTTTTGTGTAAGCGCCCGGGACCAAAAATGGTCGTGGTCCCACCAAATGCAAGATTTCGGGTATTTTTGAACTGTGAAATTATAATACCAGCTGGCAGTAGATGTTGTCCAAACCATTTGGATGATGGTCAATTCAAGACAGATGTATGgtcaaaaataaaagcaaacaAGACCTCATTGCTAAACAGGTCTACTATTTTGGATCTCCTAAAACGTTTGAGGACTGTCGCCTTGCATAATAGTTCCAGGATTGATTTTGATTTGGCTAATCTCACTGAAAGTGACTATTTGAACTTAACAGGTATATGCAAAGATGCATTTAGTGAACTGTGCGCATCACTCAAAGATGTCCGGAACACACCAGTTCGCAGTACCCGCACCTCACTtggaatttttttattcaaactgAAATCTGGACTGTCAAACAAAATGTTGTCTACCATTTTCAATATCTCAAAATCGAGTTTGCGCCGAGCCATAGCTTCTGTAAGACAATCTCTTGTGTGTTCATTTGTTCCACAAAACCTGGGTCTCCAACACATCTCCCGTGAAGAGGTTATTGATAAGCACACTAGATCCCTGGCACATACCTTGTTTGGTTCCTCTCGTAATACCGAAGCAGTCTTGGTGTTAGATGGAACTTATATCTACATCCAAAAGAGTAACAACTTCCAATTCCAAAGACGTTCATATAGCTTACATAAAGGGAGACCGTTGGTTAAGGCTATGGTTGTAGTTACAACAACTGGATATTTTCTAACTACAATTGGACCATACCTGGCAGACGGCAAGAATAATGTTGCTGCGATTCTTACccatatgttcaaaacaaatgtaCAGGACATAAAAAACTGGGTGCGTAAAGAGGATATATTTGTTCTTGACCGTGGTTTCCGTGATGCAATAAGTCTCCTGGAAGACTTGGGAATTAGAGCTGAGATTCCTTGTTTTGTGAAACGTGGAGAGAAACAGCTATCAACAGAGGATGCTAATTTAAGTCGCCTGGTAACAAAGGTAAACACACACGCACACAGACACTCACACACAGACGCGcccgcacacacacacacactatatgttgaatatataataaaatttttaaaaagcaagAGCTTCTTCTGTGTTACCTCTATAATACGTTTgtaatcaattttcaatttctattgAAGGTCAGGTGGATAGTAGAATCAGCTAACGCGAGAATTAAAAGGTGGAAATATTTCGACAAAGTACTGCCAACGAACCAGGTGCCTTATATTGGGGATTTAATCAGAATTGTTTGTGCCATCTCCAACAAATTCCTTCCACCATTGTCAGGAGGTAAGTTGTGCATGCAGAATAGCAACCCTTGGTCAAAATtcctttcttaattaatatcaatataaaggAAACATTACTACATATAACTACCGATAGTAACTCAAGATGAATGAGTGCGACGACTTTGAGTACTTAAAAAAATCATACGACCTATAATATTTGATACTGTTTACATTTTGCCTACACAAGAAAGTACAGGTAAATAGTTTTTTGTGGAATAATTATCGAAATTACCAATTCTGAATTTTTTCTCTCCATCAGATCGAGAGGATGATGTTGCTATTGCATCCAAGATGTTGTACCTTAGTCGCCAGGTAAATACCCTGAAGGAGCGAGTTGAAACAGAAAATCTTGACACGAGAAAGTCCACTATTTGGAAGGAAGCGACCACAGTTGTGGATTTCCCCAGACTCTCTGAAGAACGGCTTCGAGAGCTGACTTGCGGCACGTATCAGTTGAGGCTATCTAAGAGTTACATACAAGAACATTTAGATGGTAACCACGATATCTTTGTTCACCAAGAAGATCCGCATCTACTTAAAGTCAAACTACAAAGTAGGCACGTTTCAGCGAAGTCCCATCTTTTGTGGATTTCTTATACCGAGGCAGATATTACAGCATGGTACTGTAGATGCAAAACTGGCGCGAGGGTAGTTGGGGTGTGTTCCCACATTGCCGCCATACTGTGGTATCTTGGATACGGCAGATTCATGTACAGTGCAGATGAGCGAGTCGGTGTACGTGATTGGTCATCGTTTGTTGAAGACGCCGCTAACGTTCCAGAAGAAATAGACCAATCCGACAGTGACGAGAGTATTGTCGAGGAATAGCTTACAATTTAATTACTGGACACATTatgctattttatttttacacatgtttaaaaGAATTTGTTCCTACctactgtacaatatagaaGTATTTAAAAGCATTTTAGTTGAACATATATTAGAAATACGAGGGTTGTCCCAAAATTCCGTGGACTGGACTTTTAACTTTTAAGGTattgatttaatttcataaaacctGTTATATATTATCAATTAT
Above is a genomic segment from Ostrea edulis chromosome 3, xbOstEdul1.1, whole genome shotgun sequence containing:
- the LOC125674568 gene encoding uncharacterized protein LOC125674568 — encoded protein: MGHKYYASDRKSTNSKSEEGADDNYCPTPKRPRSSSVLTSPPSVSLCIPSTSKSHSHCFLCKRPGPKMVVVPPNARFRVFLNCEIIIPAGSRCCPNHLDDGQFKTDVWSKIKANKTSLLNRSTILDLLKRLRTVALHNSSRIDFDLANLTESDYLNLTGICKDAFSELCASLKDVRNTPVRSTRTSLGIFLFKLKSGLSNKMLSTIFNISKSSLRRAIASVRQSLVCSFVPQNLGLQHISREEVIDKHTRSLAHTLFGSSRNTEAVLVLDGTYIYIQKSNNFQFQRRSYSLHKGRPLVKAMVVVTTTGYFLTTIGPYLADGKNNVAAILTHMFKTNVQDIKNWVRKEDIFVLDRGFRDAISLLEDLGIRAEIPCFVKRGEKQLSTEDANLSRLVTKVRWIVESANARIKRWKYFDKVLPTNQVPYIGDLIRIVCAISNKFLPPLSGDREDDVAIASKMLYLSRQVNTLKERVETENLDTRKSTIWKEATTVVDFPRLSEERLRELTCGTYQLRLSKSYIQEHLDGNHDIFVHQEDPHLLKVKLQSRHVSAKSHLLWISYTEADITAWYCRCKTGARVVGVCSHIAAILWYLGYGRFMYSADERVGVRDWSSFVEDAANVPEEIDQSDSDESIVEE